The nucleotide sequence GAACTCCAAAGATGTGTTGTTGGTACACGATCGGTGTTTGCTGTTCGGAATTGAATTCTTTGGGAGTGAATTCCTTCACGATGTCGACGCCATCGACGGTATCGGATACCTGGAACAAGATTGCACCGACCTTGGATCCGTAACCACTGGACACCAAGAATCGACCGTTCGGCAGCACCAGGGGCGATGGGGCGTGGGCGAATTGGACCGGCCAGGATGTCGTGTCCCACAGAATCTTTCCCGAATCGGCGTCCACTCCCGCGATCCCGCCACTGCCGCAGTAGACGTACATGTGTGTTCCGCCGACGTTCATTGGCACAACGCTGGAATGCGTCATTTCCCACTGACGCGGATTGGCTGATTCCCAGATCACATCGCCGGTTTTGATATCCAAAGCGACAAGCAATGCGGTTCCGCCCACACCAAGAATCAGCTTTCCTTCATCCACCAAAGGGCACTGCCCGACGTACCAGCGGGGTTCGACAGCCTGGTAATCAGCCACCAAGCTTTTCAGCCAAAGATTCTTGCCCGTGCTTGCATCCCAAACGGCCAAATGACATCGGGGCCCCAGCGTGATGACCAACCCGCCGGCGATCGTGGGGACGGTTCGTGTGATGCCATGGTTTCGCGTCACCGGGACCGGATAGCTGTTCCGCCAAATCTCTTGTCCATCCGCCAACGACAAGCAGCGCAGCACATCGGATTGAACCGTCTCGTCATAGTCCAACACGTACACACGACCGTTGGAAACCGCCGCACCGGCGTATCCTTCACACAAGGTGATTTCCCATTGCTTGCCCGGTCCATCAGACGTCCAGTCGGTCCGCAGTGTCGGTGTTTCAGTGACGACATTGCCACCATTCGGCCCGCGGAATCCCATCCACGTTCCATCGGTCACGCCCGCCACACCGGCACCCGCAACCGGTTGCCCAGGAATCGGAACGGCGACAGCATCACTTTTTAGACTGACCGTCGCGGGTGCGCCGTCTTGTCCCGGCAATCGCATGCGGACCTGCTGCGTTGGCCGGACACTGATCCATCCAACAGCAACGACAACGGCGATTAGAGCCACCAAGCCCAACGTTCCACGATCTACGGCGGAGGCTTTCATGTCTCCGCCTTGAAATCACTGAAGGACTGACGAAGCGACACGTTGCTTTGACCCCACAACCATTGCCGTGCAACATCGAAGGCATGCGATCGGCGCGTCGGCGACCGCATTTCAAGCCCACGGTCAGCGCATTTCGACGTCCGACCGTTGTCAACGTGTTCGATAAACTGAATGCATGGTTTCACGGTTCCAGTTCCGCTGTGGGTGCAACACGATTCCGCCGGAGACCAGGAACATCCTGACATTCCAGGACTCGATTCGAATCGCTCGGCGGTGATCCTTCCCGCTGTCTTATCTTTCGGGCGATTATGGGCGGATCGTCGCAACGTGTGCCACAGACGAACAGTCGCACGTGCAACGGGCTGTGCGTTGAAAGCACGCTAATCGCGGTGTTTTGAGAATTCGCACCTACGATCCGCGACGATACGACGCACTGCAAAACGGTGCATTTCCGATACACAACGTGCGGTCGCGTCTCGGTATGATCAATCACTACCGAGACGACAGCGGAAGCATTGCAAAGCAAGTTTGCCTTCGGTCATTTGTCTTCCGCCCCCCTTAACGCCCTCCTTCCACAGCAGCCCTCATGTCCAGAACATTCCCACGTATCTTTGGCGTTTGGATCCTATTGTTTCACGGTGCGTTGGCATGGTCCGACGACTGGCAACAGTTCCGCGGCGACGATGGTTCGGCGACCACTTCGCAAGGTTCCTTGCCTGTTCAATGGGATGCGGCCACTTCGGTTCGATGGAAAACGGACCTTCCAGGACCAGGCGGTTCTTGTCCCATCGTTTTGGATGACTTGGTCGTCGTGACGTACTACGACGGATACGGAATCGACGAAGATTCGCCAGGCAACATCCAGGATCTATCACGACATCTTGCGGCGTACCGTCGATCGACCGGCGATCACGTGTGGACCGTTGACTTTCCATCCGATGGTGGTGACAAACCGTTCGAAGGCTTCCAAGCGTTGCATGGTTATGCATCATCGACGCCAGTCACCGACGGCCAAGACATCTACGTTTTCCTTGGACGCTCCGGCGTAGCAGCCGTTTCGAAAGACGGTCAGAAACGTTGGCAAGTCAGTGTCGGCGACGGTGTTCATGGATGGGGATCAGGAACATCCCCTGTGTTGTTTGACGATCTGGTGATCGTCAACGCCAGCGTGGAAAGCAGCAGCATGGTCGCGTTGAACAAAAGCGACGGAACCGAAGCCTGGCGTGTCGATGATGTCCAAAGGTCTTGGAGCAGCCCATTGTTGGTCGATGTCGCATCGGGCCCCCAGGAGTTGGTACTCGCCGACAAAGGTCGCTTGCGTGGATTTGATCCGGCCACCGGCAAGACGCTTTGGACGTGCCCCTTTGTCGACGACTATATCTGTCCAACGCCCATCAGCCATGACGGAGTCGTGTATGCCATTGGCGGCCGTCGGAACACCGCCGTCGCCGTCAAAGCAGGCGGACGTGGCGATGTCGAACCGCTTTGGGAAGCACGTGCGGGCGCGAACGTTCCATCGCCGGTCTATCACGACGGGCATCTTTATTTTCTGAATGAGCGCAGCGGTTTGGCGTTTTGCTTGAACGCCGAAGACGGCGATATCGTCTATCGCGAACGTCTGTCACCTCGCCCCGGCACCGTGTACGGATCACCGCTGTTGGCGGAAGACCAATACTATGTCGTGACCCGCGACAGCGGGACATTCGTGATCGCCGCGAAGCCGGAATTTCAGATGCTTCAACACAACGATGCCTTGGATGACAGCCGCGTCAACGCCAGTCCCGTGCCGGCAGGATCCGAGATTCTGGTGCGGAGCAACGATGCACTGTATTGCTTGCAGTGATCAACGGGATTCCCAGCAGCATGCCATCGGTCACCGGTTCTCGAGCGCTGGCATCGCCTGATCGGTTCACCTAACGAATTAAAAACCAAAACCCCGGTCGCATCGGATGCGACCGGGGTTTTTTGTTCGATTGATCCTGATGCGTTCGGTTTCAAACGCATTCAAGAAACGTAATTAGGCAAACGGGTTATAGCTGCCGGGGACCGGAATCGGATAACGTCCTTCATCGTCGGGACGTGCACTTTCCGGCACCTGTGATTCCAGGGTCAGATCGTCGATGTTGGGTGCCAAGTTGCGTCCATTTTCCAGCAACTCGTCCCACTTCAAAACCTTGCCGCTGTAGCAGGCTTCGCGGCCCAAGATTGCGGTGAACGTGGACAGAGCACCGTATTCACCTTCGTTGTAGATGTCGCCTCGCATCAACGCAGCGATCAAATCGTGCTGTTCTTGTTGGTGGCCGTTCAGATTCGGGCCATCGAACTTCCACTCGTTCGCACCCGCCAACCAACCACTCGGGTCGGCCGTTCCCTTAGAACCTTGCACATGTTCGCCGACGTGGGTCCAAGCACCTTTCAGGTGACGACCTTGGCTGAACATCTTGCTGCCGTCGGCGAAGGTGAATTCGCAGAACGTGTGATCGTTGATCTGTGACTTGGTGGGATCACCGTCCATTCGTTGCCCACGACCGCCCATGCCGTTGCATTCGACCGGGTATTCACCCTTGACCCAGCAACCAATGTCCAGGTTGTGAATGTGTTGTTCACAAATCTGGTCGCCCGAAAGCCAGTTGAAGTGGTACCAGTTGTTGCACTGGAACGCCATTTCGTTTTGATCATCGGTACGGTTGCGGTACCAGATCCCGCCGCCGTTCCAATAAACTTGCTGGGAGATCACGTCGCCGATTTCACCATCGTGGATGCGACGAACGGTTTCCAGATAGTTGGGTTGGTGACGTCGTTGCAATCCGATCGCGACCAACAGATCTTTCTTCTTGGATTCCTTGACGGACTCCAGAACACGACGGACGCCGGGTGCATCGGACGCGACGGGTTTTTCCATGAACACGTGCCGGCCTTTCTTGACCGCATGTTCAAATTGCTGCGGCTTGAAGGCGGGCGGTGTCGCGATCACAACAAGATCGCATTCAACATCCATTGCGGCCTTGTAACCGTTCAGATCCGTGTAAATGTTTTCCGGAGTCACTGCGACCTTTTCGGCATACTGTTTACGCTTGCGAAGCGAGTTCAGCAGACCTTCAGCCTTCTGCGGAAAAGCGTCGGCGACGGCAACCAGTTTGACGTTGCCTTCGGTGTTGAACAGGTTGACGATGGCACCGCTTCCGCGACCGCCACAACCGATCAAAACGACTTTGATTTCGTCCAGACCTGCCGCGTGCGCGGTGCGTGCCACCGAGCCGGCCAAAGCGGCTCCGGTTGCGGCGACCGAGGTGGTCTTCAAAAAGGATCGCCGATCCGACGATTTGGATGCGTTATCTTTGGTCATCACAGGGGTCTTTCAACGGGAAGGAAAGAAAGGTGGGTTTGCCACGACGCGATCGTTCACGCCAGCGGGTTTCAGCCTGGCGCGTCCGCTGTTGGGTGCTTCGCCCGATGGATTCCACCGGACTGAATTTACGATCGGTCGCCTAGGCCCACTAGTTTAACCAAGAAAACGCGACTGGGTGGTACGCGTTGGCGGTAGCGAACGACTTAGCGAGCCGCATCCGGCACGTAGGTTTCCGCGTTCCGGCGTCGGGTGATCTGCCAAGCCGCTTTTTCCCGATCCACCCGGTGTTGCGTTTTTCCACTCAGCGGCCAATGAGGACTTTCGCGATGTGCTTCGGAAAAAATTTCCGCGGCGTTCGCTACGAGATCCGGCCGACTTTCGGCTAAATCGTTTGATTCGGCGGGATCCTGGGCCAAGTCATAGATCTCAATTGGGCGATCCACCCCCAGACGTACCGCTTTCCAGTCACCGAACCTCGCCGCCTGGATCGGACGACCGCCGTGCAGTTCCCAGTAAAAGTAATCGCGTTTGGGTGCGTCGCCGCCGCGCAAAAAGTCCACCAGCGAATGCCCGTCGGTTTCGTACCCCTCAGGTGGTTCCGCCCCGGCCATTTCAACAAAGGTCGGCATCACATCCCAAAACGCCCAAGGCTGATCGGTCACCCGACCGGCGGGCACGGTGCCGGGCCACCAAGCGATGGCCGCTTGGCGGAGCGCCCCTTCGTACATGCCACGCTTGAATCCGCGCAAACCGTTGGACGCTTGTTCAAATCGTTTTCCCATGGCGGAATCGGGACTGAACGATGAACCGTTATCGCCGCTGAACAACACCAACGTGTCATCGTCGATCCCTTTCTCTTTCAACACAGACAACAGTTGTCCCATGTCGCTGTCCAACCGGCTGACCTGGGCCGCATAGGACTTTTCCTTCAAGCTCCACGGCTTAGCCGCATAGATCCCAAGATCATCGATTTCGTTTCTGCCGTGCGGCAAAGTCACCGCGTAAAACAAGAAGAATGGCTGGTCGGCGTGATCACGAACCCACCGGATCATGTCTTGCTGAATCAATTCTTGCGCATACGTTTGACCGACCGTCCGCCCATCGTTGCCGGGCAAACGAAACGGCTGGTCATCGTTGAATAGATACGTCGGAAAATAGCTGTGCGCGTGTCGCTGGCAGTTGTAGCCATAGAAGTGGTCCACACCCTGGTTCATCGGGCTGCCAGTCGTGTCGAAAAATCCCATGCCCCATTTCCCGAAGGTTGCCGTCGCATAGCCGGCGGCCTTGGCCACCTCGGCAATCGTCACCGTTTCGTCAGGCAATGGAAACTGTCCCTCCGGTGGCATTTCGTAGTTGCCGCGGACCGGACAATGGCCGCAATGCAGGCCGGTAAAAAATGACGATCGGCTGGGGGCACACACGCTGGTACCACAATAGGCTTGCATGTATCGAGTACCTTCGGCCGCCATCTGATCCAAATGGGGTGTTTGAATCAGTTGTTGTCCGTAGCAGCCAAGATCACCCTGAGCGACATCATCGCTGAGCACGAAGATCAAATTGGGACGACGCGATTCGTCCGCCACTGCGTTGCCAAACACACCGCCAATCAGCACACAAACAATGCCGGTGGCAACCACCGATCGGATTGCGTCACCGGAATGCCCGGCTGCCGATTTCGTGAAAGCAGCCAAACCAATCATCCATCTATGGTTCATTCGAAAAATCTCAATTTGGTTTCGATACCGCCAACAATCAACAATCTGATCAGTGACGCTCGCTTGCTGACCATCGTCGTTACCGCGATCAACAGCAACACCTGCGTTTTGCTCGATTGTAGCTGACCGGGTCATCGATCGCGCAAAGCCAAGTGGGCCAGGATACAATCAGGAACCCACCCCACGGCCCACCTATCGTCCCAGCCGCACTGATGCTTTCGTCAACAATGATTGATTTGATTCGACCGTATTGGCATGTCACCGCCGATGCTCGGACCCGCATGTTGACCTATGTGCTAAGTCTGTTGTTTTGCTGCGGCGCGAACGCGTGGTGCCAACCCCCGACGCCGATTAGTGATCGCCCCGACGAAACACGACATGCTTCATGGGAACGGTCAGGTGTCACGAAAACCATGGATGCGAACCGTTTGATCAGGACGTGGCATGATCTTGATCTTACGTTTCAAGACGGCGTTGCAGTCATCCAAACGACGGGGAATGATCCATACTTTTGGCTTTCGCTTCCCTCGCGTCCCGAATTGCAAACCGATTGGATGCTGGGCTTGGAGTATTTCTGCCCAGACGGGATCGCGTCTGTTCAAGCGCACCTGGGCCTTCCGGCTCGTGCGGTGGGAATGATCGACCTGGAACCTTTTGCCAAAGCCGAAGGCTGGATGCCATACGCGGTCAACCTAGACCAGCTGCAACGCGAGAACACGAACAGCACGGACACTTCGGCAATCCGAATCGACCTGGGAACGCGTGCCGACCGGCATATCAAAATCCGACGATTACAAACGCGTCCCATGTCGGACCGCGAGTTGGCCATTCGCAGGAAATCCGATCGCCAGAAGAAAGCACAACAGGCGTTGGCTGCGTCCATCCGCAGTTACCACCAACGCAGTTGGCCGGCACGCATTGATCACATCAGCATCGAACCAGATGCGATCCGCGTGGAAGGAACGTTTGCGATGGACATCGCCGATCAATGCATCTTTCTGATTCGTCGAAACCTTTACTCGGTCACAGCCCTTCCGCCGTCCCAGAACGAACTGGCCAATCGATGGATCGTTCAAAAAAGCGGAGACGGACTGTCATTCACATGTCGCATTCCCAATGAAATCGCCGGTCGCGCAGCGCAGTGGGGCGATCGCTTTCAGCTTGTTCGGCAACACGAGCCTACCGAGTCATTCACATTGATGTCCGCCGCCCACTGGTTTGCACCCGATCTTTCGGAAGCTTCGGCACCGGCGCAGCAGGACCACCAAGTGCGAAAGGGGCTGACATGCCTGACGACGCGGTTTCCGATGACGATGCTTGACGAATTGGGGCTGCAACACGGAAGCATCAACATCAACATGAATTCACTCGTGCGGCGAGTCGGCAATGGAGACGACGCTAGCTATCGATTGGACGAAGCCGGGTTTCGGCGACTGGATGCCACGGTTTCGTATCTATCGAAAGCCAAGATTCAATTGGCGGGCATTCTGCTTATTCCCAATTCGCCGACCGCCCCACTAGTTCATCCTGACGCCGATCCGGCGGGCACCTATGCAATGCCGAACTTGATCGACGAAGCCAACGCACAGGCCTATCGCGCCGTCGTCATTGAACTGGGCAAACGTTATGGATCCAATTCCGATGCCGGCACCATTGATCACTGGATCATACATAACGAAGTGGACTATGGGTGGCAGTGGACCAACATGGGTCCCCAGCCCATGGACATCTTCATGGATCATTACGTCCGTTCGATGCGGATCGTTGATTCCGCGGTTCGTGACTTCAACATCAATGCCCGCGTCTTCATTTCACTGACGCATCGCTGGAACGCCCAGGATTGCCAAGAAAACAAGACCTATGCCCCCAAAGCGATGCTGCAGTGGTTGCAAAAACACGGTCAAACCGAAGGCGATTTCCCCTGGGGTGTCGCCTACCATCCTTACCCACAAAGTCTGTGGGAATCGGACACATGGAATGATGACTTGCCAACCGATTCATTCGACACGCCGTTGATCACGATCAAGAACCTTTCGGTACTCGATCGATTCTTAAGCCAGCCCGAATGTTTGGATTCATCCGGTCGCGTTCGACCGGTCATTTGCAGCGAGCAAGGTTTTCATGCCCCTGAAAGCGATGACGCCAGCTTGCAAGGCCAAAGTGCCGCCTTGGTTTACACATGGAAGCAACTAAGCAAATTACGATCGATCATCGCTTTCGACTATCACCGCCCCATCGACCATCCGAATGAAGGTGGATTGCGACTGGGTTTGCGTGGCTTGGGCAGTAAGCGGCATCCGCTGGGTCCGGAAAAGCCGGCTTGGTCGACCTACCAAGCCCTGGGCACCCCAGCAGAATTGCAACTTCGCCAGACTTTTCAGCACCTCTGGCAACCATCAAGCCCAGATCATTGAAGCCCACGTTCATTGAAACCATCCCCCCACTTTCTAAGATTCATTTGATACGGAGCGATCACGATGACGCATGAACCCAATGACAAACCGACCCGTCGCGGCCTTCTGAAGACGCTCGCGGTCGGCGCGGCGTCCGCCCCCGCGGTCGTCCGCGGCCGAAACCTGAATGACAAGATCCGGATCGCCGTGGTTGGCATGGGTGGGCGTTCCAACGCGCACGGCAAAAGCTTTGTGGAACTTGAAAAGGATTCCTCCGCGAATGTCGAATTCGCGGGCGTCTGTGATTGCAACGAAGGGGCCCGAAAGTCGGCACAGTTGGCATGGAGCGAACGGGCCGGTCATCGCATCGAAGCCTATGACGACATGCGTCGTGTCTTCGATGACCCGAACATCGATGCGGTGACCTTTGCGACCCCGAATCACTGGCATTCGCTGTGTGTCATCTTGGCCTGCCAAGCGGGGAAAGACGCCTATGTCGAAAAGCCGGGTTCACACAACATCTTCGAAGGCCGGAAAATGGTGGAGGCGGCCCGAAAGTATGACCGCATCGTCCAGCACGGCACCCAGTGTCGTTCATCCGAAAACATTGTCGAAGGCATTCAACAATTGCACGACGGGATCATCGGCAAGGTCTATTTTGCTCGAGGGATCGCCTACAAGATCCGCGGCAATCTTGGTCAGCACGCGCCGCGTCCGGTCCCGGATGGATTGGATTGGAATGCTTGGTGCGGCCCCGCCCCGGTCCACGAGTTCAGTAATTTCCAACTTCGTCGTTGGCACTGGATTTGGGATTACGGCAACGGCGAAATCGGGAACCAGGGCGTTCACCAAATGGACATCATTCGCTGGGGACTCAAAATCGACGATCATCCGAATCAGATATCGTCGGTGGGCACCAACTTCATGCAACAGGAAGTCCATGACAGCAGCGCCCAAACACCCGGTGTCCTATCCACGTCGATGAAGTGGGACGATGGCCGAATGATCGAGTTCGCGGTCCGCGACTGGTACACCAACGCCGAAGCTGGTTTCCGCGACAAGTACCCGTTTGTGCAGAAAGACTTTCCCGTTGGTGT is from Crateriforma conspicua and encodes:
- a CDS encoding Gfo/Idh/MocA family protein, whose product is MTHEPNDKPTRRGLLKTLAVGAASAPAVVRGRNLNDKIRIAVVGMGGRSNAHGKSFVELEKDSSANVEFAGVCDCNEGARKSAQLAWSERAGHRIEAYDDMRRVFDDPNIDAVTFATPNHWHSLCVILACQAGKDAYVEKPGSHNIFEGRKMVEAARKYDRIVQHGTQCRSSENIVEGIQQLHDGIIGKVYFARGIAYKIRGNLGQHAPRPVPDGLDWNAWCGPAPVHEFSNFQLRRWHWIWDYGNGEIGNQGVHQMDIIRWGLKIDDHPNQISSVGTNFMQQEVHDSSAQTPGVLSTSMKWDDGRMIEFAVRDWYTNAEAGFRDKYPFVQKDFPVGVIFLGSEGTMIFPDYSSYYTFLGRDRELGPHASEPGSPISDLPHFQNWIKSLRSRNPEDLSAEILQGHMSSSLCHLANIAYRVDRTVHFDPKTETFVDDAEANQLVSRPSRKPFVVPENV
- a CDS encoding outer membrane protein assembly factor BamB family protein, with product MSRTFPRIFGVWILLFHGALAWSDDWQQFRGDDGSATTSQGSLPVQWDAATSVRWKTDLPGPGGSCPIVLDDLVVVTYYDGYGIDEDSPGNIQDLSRHLAAYRRSTGDHVWTVDFPSDGGDKPFEGFQALHGYASSTPVTDGQDIYVFLGRSGVAAVSKDGQKRWQVSVGDGVHGWGSGTSPVLFDDLVIVNASVESSSMVALNKSDGTEAWRVDDVQRSWSSPLLVDVASGPQELVLADKGRLRGFDPATGKTLWTCPFVDDYICPTPISHDGVVYAIGGRRNTAVAVKAGGRGDVEPLWEARAGANVPSPVYHDGHLYFLNERSGLAFCLNAEDGDIVYRERLSPRPGTVYGSPLLAEDQYYVVTRDSGTFVIAAKPEFQMLQHNDALDDSRVNASPVPAGSEILVRSNDALYCLQ
- a CDS encoding PQQ-binding-like beta-propeller repeat protein, which encodes MKASAVDRGTLGLVALIAVVVAVGWISVRPTQQVRMRLPGQDGAPATVSLKSDAVAVPIPGQPVAGAGVAGVTDGTWMGFRGPNGGNVVTETPTLRTDWTSDGPGKQWEITLCEGYAGAAVSNGRVYVLDYDETVQSDVLRCLSLADGQEIWRNSYPVPVTRNHGITRTVPTIAGGLVITLGPRCHLAVWDASTGKNLWLKSLVADYQAVEPRWYVGQCPLVDEGKLILGVGGTALLVALDIKTGDVIWESANPRQWEMTHSSVVPMNVGGTHMYVYCGSGGIAGVDADSGKILWDTTSWPVQFAHAPSPLVLPNGRFLVSSGYGSKVGAILFQVSDTVDGVDIVKEFTPKEFNSEQQTPIVYQQHIFGVRKRGGGVLVCMDLDGNEVWSSGRDRFGHGPYLIADNKIWLLDDHGTLTAVQANTKSYEPIAQAEIFPDGHDAWGPMAIVDGKLILREMTRMACLDLLPASEPQN
- a CDS encoding Gfo/Idh/MocA family oxidoreductase; its protein translation is MTKDNASKSSDRRSFLKTTSVAATGAALAGSVARTAHAAGLDEIKVVLIGCGGRGSGAIVNLFNTEGNVKLVAVADAFPQKAEGLLNSLRKRKQYAEKVAVTPENIYTDLNGYKAAMDVECDLVVIATPPAFKPQQFEHAVKKGRHVFMEKPVASDAPGVRRVLESVKESKKKDLLVAIGLQRRHQPNYLETVRRIHDGEIGDVISQQVYWNGGGIWYRNRTDDQNEMAFQCNNWYHFNWLSGDQICEQHIHNLDIGCWVKGEYPVECNGMGGRGQRMDGDPTKSQINDHTFCEFTFADGSKMFSQGRHLKGAWTHVGEHVQGSKGTADPSGWLAGANEWKFDGPNLNGHQQEQHDLIAALMRGDIYNEGEYGALSTFTAILGREACYSGKVLKWDELLENGRNLAPNIDDLTLESQVPESARPDDEGRYPIPVPGSYNPFA
- a CDS encoding DUF5722 domain-containing protein is translated as MLSSTMIDLIRPYWHVTADARTRMLTYVLSLLFCCGANAWCQPPTPISDRPDETRHASWERSGVTKTMDANRLIRTWHDLDLTFQDGVAVIQTTGNDPYFWLSLPSRPELQTDWMLGLEYFCPDGIASVQAHLGLPARAVGMIDLEPFAKAEGWMPYAVNLDQLQRENTNSTDTSAIRIDLGTRADRHIKIRRLQTRPMSDRELAIRRKSDRQKKAQQALAASIRSYHQRSWPARIDHISIEPDAIRVEGTFAMDIADQCIFLIRRNLYSVTALPPSQNELANRWIVQKSGDGLSFTCRIPNEIAGRAAQWGDRFQLVRQHEPTESFTLMSAAHWFAPDLSEASAPAQQDHQVRKGLTCLTTRFPMTMLDELGLQHGSININMNSLVRRVGNGDDASYRLDEAGFRRLDATVSYLSKAKIQLAGILLIPNSPTAPLVHPDADPAGTYAMPNLIDEANAQAYRAVVIELGKRYGSNSDAGTIDHWIIHNEVDYGWQWTNMGPQPMDIFMDHYVRSMRIVDSAVRDFNINARVFISLTHRWNAQDCQENKTYAPKAMLQWLQKHGQTEGDFPWGVAYHPYPQSLWESDTWNDDLPTDSFDTPLITIKNLSVLDRFLSQPECLDSSGRVRPVICSEQGFHAPESDDASLQGQSAALVYTWKQLSKLRSIIAFDYHRPIDHPNEGGLRLGLRGLGSKRHPLGPEKPAWSTYQALGTPAELQLRQTFQHLWQPSSPDH
- a CDS encoding arylsulfatase yields the protein MNHRWMIGLAAFTKSAAGHSGDAIRSVVATGIVCVLIGGVFGNAVADESRRPNLIFVLSDDVAQGDLGCYGQQLIQTPHLDQMAAEGTRYMQAYCGTSVCAPSRSSFFTGLHCGHCPVRGNYEMPPEGQFPLPDETVTIAEVAKAAGYATATFGKWGMGFFDTTGSPMNQGVDHFYGYNCQRHAHSYFPTYLFNDDQPFRLPGNDGRTVGQTYAQELIQQDMIRWVRDHADQPFFLFYAVTLPHGRNEIDDLGIYAAKPWSLKEKSYAAQVSRLDSDMGQLLSVLKEKGIDDDTLVLFSGDNGSSFSPDSAMGKRFEQASNGLRGFKRGMYEGALRQAAIAWWPGTVPAGRVTDQPWAFWDVMPTFVEMAGAEPPEGYETDGHSLVDFLRGGDAPKRDYFYWELHGGRPIQAARFGDWKAVRLGVDRPIEIYDLAQDPAESNDLAESRPDLVANAAEIFSEAHRESPHWPLSGKTQHRVDREKAAWQITRRRNAETYVPDAAR